A single region of the Halobellus ruber genome encodes:
- a CDS encoding asparagine synthase-related protein, whose protein sequence is MSGFVALFDRTGADVRGDRVRSMLDAIDHRGPDGSGTWRDDGVALGHQQLRSTPQARYDDQPTRHAGVVVAGDVRIDNRDELLDALPIDDPPEQVPDSRVVAHAYREWGTDCVSHLIGSFAFAVWDDSASRLFLARDRFGVKPLYYHLDDDVFAAASEKKALLALPSVPGTVDERKIGDFLLATYEDKTRSFFESIRRLPPAHTTTVDADRTDTRRYWDLDPSRTVTLGSDAAYERRFRELFEQAVESRLRSDPGGRVGTTLSGGMDSSSIAVVARDLLPADVPLATFSNVYDEAPSSDEREFIESVTPREGIEPHYVFPEDTGVVVDEPTWRTHLDQPPHNTMHFAVWERTKRAADTGMTAVLDGALGDSATGYGLGLLPELLKTGRWRHLYRELDAMADVVDASKRHLFVRHVVSAFVPDRVTQLRRRLRGDPLPLDAENPTLDPGFVERAGLRARHREDRRQNTLLAPSARNLQRQSLLTGRNATNFEALDLIHAAFGVEPRYPFTDVRLVEFSLAIPPTQQFADGYTRSIIRRALADLLPETVQWRPWKTPVNEAFWNALARERRLSDIDDPDTALAAYLDRDALAAARDRFEADPTSVDARALWRALSLSVWLDEYHPSASDR, encoded by the coding sequence ATGAGCGGGTTCGTCGCGCTCTTCGACCGGACCGGCGCCGACGTCCGGGGCGACCGGGTCCGATCGATGCTCGACGCCATCGACCACCGGGGGCCCGACGGGAGTGGCACCTGGCGCGACGACGGCGTCGCCCTCGGCCACCAGCAGCTCCGATCCACCCCGCAGGCGCGCTACGACGACCAGCCGACCCGACACGCCGGCGTCGTCGTCGCCGGCGACGTTCGGATCGACAACCGCGACGAACTGCTGGACGCCCTCCCGATCGACGATCCCCCGGAGCAGGTCCCGGACAGTCGAGTCGTGGCGCACGCGTACCGCGAGTGGGGAACGGACTGCGTCTCCCACCTGATCGGCTCGTTCGCGTTCGCAGTCTGGGACGACTCGGCGTCCCGGCTGTTCCTCGCACGGGACCGCTTCGGGGTCAAGCCGCTGTACTACCACCTCGACGACGACGTGTTCGCTGCCGCCTCCGAGAAGAAGGCGCTGCTCGCCCTCCCGTCGGTGCCCGGAACGGTCGACGAACGCAAGATTGGCGACTTCCTGCTCGCGACGTACGAGGACAAAACGCGGTCGTTCTTCGAGTCGATCCGGCGGCTCCCGCCCGCCCACACGACGACGGTCGACGCCGACCGGACGGACACGCGCCGGTACTGGGACCTCGACCCCTCGCGGACGGTCACGCTCGGTTCCGACGCGGCGTACGAGCGCCGGTTCCGCGAACTCTTCGAACAGGCCGTCGAAAGCCGGCTGCGGTCGGACCCCGGAGGGCGTGTCGGAACCACGCTCAGCGGCGGGATGGACTCGTCGTCGATTGCGGTCGTCGCCCGCGACCTCCTGCCGGCGGACGTGCCGCTCGCCACCTTCTCGAACGTGTACGACGAGGCACCCTCAAGCGACGAACGCGAGTTCATCGAGTCGGTCACGCCCCGGGAGGGGATCGAGCCCCACTACGTGTTTCCGGAGGACACCGGCGTCGTGGTCGACGAGCCGACCTGGCGCACCCACCTCGACCAGCCGCCGCACAACACGATGCACTTTGCGGTCTGGGAGCGGACGAAACGCGCCGCCGACACCGGAATGACCGCCGTGCTCGACGGCGCGCTCGGCGACAGCGCCACCGGCTACGGACTCGGCCTGCTCCCGGAGCTCCTGAAGACCGGCCGGTGGCGGCACCTCTACCGCGAACTCGACGCGATGGCCGACGTCGTGGACGCGTCGAAGCGGCACCTGTTCGTCAGACACGTCGTGTCGGCGTTCGTCCCCGACCGGGTGACGCAGCTCCGCCGCCGGCTCCGCGGCGACCCCCTGCCGCTCGACGCCGAGAACCCCACGCTCGACCCGGGGTTCGTGGAGCGCGCCGGCCTCCGGGCCCGACACCGGGAGGACCGACGTCAAAACACGCTGCTCGCGCCGAGCGCGCGGAACCTCCAGCGCCAGTCGCTTCTGACCGGGCGGAACGCAACGAACTTTGAGGCGCTCGACCTGATCCACGCCGCCTTCGGGGTCGAGCCCCGGTATCCGTTCACGGACGTTCGGTTGGTGGAGTTCTCGCTCGCAATCCCGCCGACACAACAGTTCGCGGACGGCTACACCCGCTCGATCATCCGGCGTGCGCTCGCCGACCTGCTGCCTGAGACGGTTCAATGGCGCCCCTGGAAGACGCCGGTGAACGAGGCGTTCTGGAACGCGCTGGCGCGCGAACGGCGGTTGAGCGACATCGACGACCCCGACACCGCGCTCGCGGCGTATCTCGACCGCGATGCGCTCGCGGCGGCCCGCGACCGCTTCGAGGCCGATCCGACCTCCGTGGACGCCCGCGCGCTGTGGCGGGCGCTGTCACTGTCGGTCTGGCTCGACGAGTATCACCCGTCGGCGTCGGATCGCTGA
- the asnB gene encoding asparagine synthase (glutamine-hydrolyzing), translated as MSGIVCVFDRDGGGLASAALPAALDAIDHRGPDGRGEWADGHVGIGHQQLRTTPEAAFANQPEHEAGVVLAADARLDNRPELVEALSITEQPERVPDSWLLLAAYQEWGEDCVDRLCGAFAFVVWDADAGTVFCARDHFGVKPLYYHLDDDVFAVASAPKALLTIPGVSTDVSDVAVGDFLLHRFEAQTTSYFESLRRLPPAHAMVVGDDEERRRRYWDLDVTRTETLESDAAYERRFRELFERAVERRLRSTADRPVGADLSGGLDSSSIAVTARALLPESEPLYTFSDVYDEAPSSDEREFIETVARRDGITSEYIFLDDVGIVVDADDVRQYLDHPPHDTTHFGKWERAKRVSDVGVRVQLKGELGDETVSHGLAYLPELLKTGRWLRLHRELSALSQVVGTPERRLLRGNAVAPLVPTWARRLARRVRGEPILVERMNPTLDPDFVRAHDLRERYRSLEPTVSLFEQSARYQQRQSLLSGRLTATFETLDQISAAFGVEPRYPFADVRLAEFCLAIPPGQQLSDGWTRSIIRRSLGDLLPDEIQWRPWKAMPGEAFNNALRNDDRRLQELLREPGPLARYLDVEALEASYERFADTEGGADSLALRKAIALSVWLSDHATDE; from the coding sequence GTGAGCGGCATCGTCTGCGTGTTCGATCGCGACGGGGGCGGGCTCGCCTCGGCGGCGCTGCCCGCGGCGCTTGACGCGATCGACCACCGAGGGCCCGACGGACGCGGCGAGTGGGCCGACGGCCACGTCGGAATCGGCCACCAACAGCTCCGAACGACGCCCGAAGCGGCGTTCGCGAACCAGCCCGAACACGAGGCGGGGGTCGTCCTCGCGGCGGACGCCCGGCTCGACAACCGGCCCGAACTGGTGGAGGCGCTGTCGATCACGGAGCAGCCGGAGCGCGTCCCCGACAGCTGGCTCCTGCTCGCGGCGTATCAAGAGTGGGGCGAGGACTGCGTGGACCGGCTGTGCGGCGCGTTCGCGTTCGTCGTCTGGGACGCCGACGCGGGGACGGTCTTCTGTGCGCGCGATCACTTCGGCGTCAAGCCGCTGTACTACCACCTCGACGACGACGTGTTCGCGGTCGCGTCCGCGCCGAAGGCCCTCCTGACGATCCCGGGGGTGTCGACCGACGTCTCGGACGTCGCGGTCGGCGACTTCCTGCTCCACCGGTTCGAGGCGCAGACCACCAGCTACTTCGAGTCGCTCCGGCGGCTCCCGCCCGCACACGCGATGGTCGTTGGAGACGACGAGGAGCGGCGCCGGCGGTACTGGGATCTGGACGTGACGCGCACCGAGACCCTGGAGTCGGACGCGGCGTACGAGCGTCGGTTCCGCGAACTCTTCGAGCGAGCGGTCGAGCGCCGTCTCCGGTCGACCGCCGACAGGCCGGTCGGCGCCGACCTCAGCGGTGGACTGGACTCCTCGTCGATCGCGGTGACGGCGCGGGCGTTGCTCCCGGAGTCGGAGCCGCTCTACACGTTCTCCGATGTGTACGACGAGGCTCCGTCGAGCGACGAGCGCGAGTTCATTGAGACGGTCGCCCGGCGGGACGGCATCACCTCGGAGTACATCTTCCTGGACGATGTCGGCATCGTGGTCGACGCCGACGACGTCCGACAGTACCTGGATCACCCCCCACACGACACGACGCATTTCGGGAAGTGGGAGCGCGCAAAGCGCGTCAGCGATGTCGGCGTGCGGGTGCAGCTGAAGGGGGAACTGGGGGACGAGACGGTCAGTCACGGCCTCGCGTACCTGCCGGAACTTCTGAAGACCGGGCGGTGGCTGCGGCTCCACCGGGAGCTGTCGGCGCTGAGCCAGGTGGTCGGGACGCCGGAACGCCGGTTGCTGCGCGGGAACGCCGTCGCGCCGCTGGTGCCGACGTGGGCGAGGCGGCTCGCTCGACGTGTTCGCGGTGAACCGATCCTCGTCGAACGTATGAACCCGACGCTTGATCCCGACTTCGTCCGCGCGCACGACCTCCGGGAGCGGTACCGGTCGCTGGAGCCGACCGTCTCCCTCTTCGAGCAGAGCGCCCGGTACCAACAGCGGCAGTCGTTGCTCTCGGGGCGGCTCACCGCGACGTTCGAGACACTCGACCAGATCTCCGCGGCGTTCGGCGTCGAGCCGCGGTACCCGTTCGCCGACGTGCGGCTGGCGGAGTTCTGCCTCGCGATCCCCCCGGGCCAGCAGCTGTCGGATGGGTGGACGCGGTCGATCATTCGGCGGTCGCTCGGTGATCTGTTGCCCGACGAGATCCAGTGGCGGCCGTGGAAGGCGATGCCGGGCGAGGCGTTCAACAACGCGCTCAGAAACGACGACCGGCGGCTGCAGGAGTTGCTACGGGAGCCCGGACCCCTTGCCCGGTATCTGGACGTGGAGGCACTCGAAGCGTCGTACGAGCGGTTCGCCGACACGGAGGGGGGCGCCGACTCGCTCGCGCTGCGGAAGGCCATCGCGCTCTCGGTGTGGCTGTCGGACCACGCGACGGACGAGTGA
- a CDS encoding sulfatase-like hydrolase/transferase, translating to MPPSVQVLTLDCLRESTASDAVTPFLRSLPLQWSRCYSSGAWTLPAHASLFAGQDPIDHGVTRVERRMTGRQAALTTTARENGYATALFSENPQFSSATGFGECVDDSNDYIGTKLLRSEFVPVNHVDELSASAGLSLLRTILAQPHRLRNLVNTGYAAYRRFSDTEPTYPHHGRRVISHLESYLAEQTEPVLTVMNLLDPHNPYYGAPPGQESSRSPEEEAALRNLPSNLFYLFTDDPLPEDVRAVFGDWAGAFEAEAEIYREFSREADRLVERWRDDQPSVFEDSLVVVVGDHGQLFGTDGVAGHGLSLHPNGIHVPLIVDPPTEWDRSDRRVDAPVSIAGLGRALTDVVAGKIADTAAFVDAVNAYSRGPGGAVITCVDGPTIEVQLLAREEFDAELVDNHTVRKVACIYDEYVDVYECGWDDDTVAATSYEYAADHRTVRPDRETPPPPPEVAAWVRRSPKAEGDDVAWRTADEEQPAEVRARLENLGYR from the coding sequence ATGCCCCCGTCAGTGCAGGTTCTCACGCTCGACTGCCTCCGGGAGTCGACAGCCTCCGACGCAGTGACACCGTTCCTCCGTTCCCTGCCGCTCCAGTGGTCGCGGTGTTACTCCTCGGGCGCGTGGACGCTGCCGGCCCACGCCTCCCTGTTCGCCGGCCAGGACCCGATCGACCACGGCGTCACACGCGTCGAACGTCGGATGACTGGACGGCAGGCGGCGCTGACGACGACCGCACGGGAGAACGGCTACGCGACGGCGTTGTTCAGCGAGAATCCCCAGTTCAGTTCGGCGACCGGGTTCGGCGAGTGCGTCGACGACTCCAACGACTACATCGGCACGAAACTGCTCCGCTCGGAGTTCGTCCCAGTCAACCACGTCGACGAACTGAGCGCGAGTGCGGGCCTTTCGCTCCTGCGGACGATACTTGCACAGCCGCACCGCCTGCGAAACCTGGTCAACACGGGGTACGCGGCGTATCGCCGGTTTTCGGACACGGAGCCGACGTATCCACACCACGGGCGGCGAGTCATCTCGCACCTGGAGTCGTACCTCGCGGAGCAAACGGAGCCCGTCCTGACGGTGATGAACCTGCTGGACCCACACAACCCCTACTACGGGGCACCACCGGGACAGGAGTCGTCGCGGTCACCCGAGGAGGAGGCGGCGCTCCGGAACCTCCCGAGCAACCTGTTTTACTTGTTCACCGACGACCCGCTGCCGGAGGACGTTCGCGCCGTCTTCGGGGACTGGGCGGGCGCCTTCGAGGCCGAAGCGGAGATCTACCGGGAGTTCTCCCGGGAGGCCGACCGGCTCGTCGAGCGGTGGCGCGACGACCAGCCGTCCGTATTCGAGGACTCGCTCGTCGTTGTGGTGGGCGACCACGGGCAACTGTTCGGCACCGACGGGGTCGCCGGCCACGGCCTGTCGCTGCACCCCAACGGCATACACGTTCCGCTGATCGTCGATCCGCCGACGGAGTGGGACCGGAGCGACCGAAGGGTCGACGCGCCGGTCTCGATCGCCGGCCTCGGCCGGGCGCTGACCGACGTTGTTGCGGGCAAGATCGCCGACACGGCGGCGTTCGTCGACGCGGTCAACGCGTACAGCCGCGGTCCGGGCGGCGCCGTCATCACGTGTGTCGACGGGCCGACGATCGAGGTGCAGTTGCTCGCCCGCGAGGAGTTCGACGCCGAACTGGTGGACAACCACACCGTGCGGAAGGTCGCCTGTATCTACGACGAGTACGTCGACGTGTACGAGTGCGGTTGGGACGACGATACGGTCGCCGCAACCTCGTACGAGTACGCGGCGGATCACCGGACCGTCCGCCCGGACCGCGAGACGCCGCCGCCGCCCCCCGAGGTTGCGGCGTGGGTGCGGCGCTCGCCGAAGGCGGAGGGCGACGACGTGGCGTGGCGAACAGCGGACGAGGAACAGCCAGCCGAGGTACGGGCCCGGCTCGAGAACCTCGGGTACCGATGA
- a CDS encoding lasso RiPP family leader peptide-containing protein: MTKEYQTPEVTEYGPVSTVTEGSGTNKVGSGSDEFSSGTSLTGSVGTGSNIGP; encoded by the coding sequence ATGACAAAAGAGTACCAAACTCCGGAAGTGACCGAGTACGGCCCCGTATCGACAGTCACCGAGGGCAGCGGCACCAACAAGGTCGGAAGCGGAAGCGACGAGTTCAGTAGCGGTACATCGCTGACCGGATCGGTCGGGACTGGTAGCAACATTGGCCCATAG
- a CDS encoding putative RiPP precursor, producing the protein MTKEYDTPEVTEYGPVATITEAGITNKKGSSTDEYSKQTGLTGSDIP; encoded by the coding sequence ATGACAAAGGAGTACGACACCCCAGAAGTGACCGAGTACGGCCCGGTCGCGACGATCACCGAGGCTGGAATCACAAACAAGAAAGGCAGCTCGACCGACGAGTACTCGAAACAGACCGGACTCACCGGATCGGATATTCCATAA
- a CDS encoding lasso peptide biosynthesis B2 protein, with protein MGRVRSLLALPAGDQLRVLAAAALLASLPVILRLVSFVRVRRALLWGGRQVGRGRRGDPKHARVVSAVGAADRGLPGGRKCLTRSLAAEALLRAYGYAPEHRIGVAKEDNGGLQAHSWLELDGDIILGDLDDLSRFDPLPSLDAVERL; from the coding sequence ATGGGTCGAGTCAGAAGCTTGCTCGCACTCCCGGCCGGCGATCAGCTCCGAGTCCTGGCGGCGGCGGCGCTGCTCGCGTCGCTGCCAGTGATCCTTCGTCTGGTCTCGTTCGTTCGCGTCCGGCGGGCGCTCCTGTGGGGCGGCCGGCAGGTCGGGCGGGGGCGTCGCGGGGATCCGAAGCACGCACGGGTCGTGTCCGCGGTCGGGGCGGCGGACCGCGGCCTGCCGGGAGGCCGCAAGTGTCTCACACGTTCGCTCGCGGCCGAGGCCCTGCTCCGGGCGTACGGCTACGCCCCGGAACACAGGATCGGCGTGGCCAAGGAGGACAACGGGGGACTCCAGGCCCACAGTTGGCTCGAACTGGATGGGGACATTATCCTGGGCGACCTCGACGATCTAAGCCGGTTCGACCCGCTGCCGTCGCTTGACGCTGTCGAGCGGTTATAA